In Notamacropus eugenii isolate mMacEug1 chromosome 1, mMacEug1.pri_v2, whole genome shotgun sequence, one genomic interval encodes:
- the GNG13 gene encoding guanine nucleotide-binding protein G(I)/G(S)/G(O) subunit gamma-13 yields MEEWDVPQMKKEVESLKYQLAFKREMSSKTIPELLKWIEDGIPNDPFLNPDLMKNNPWVEKGKCTIL; encoded by the exons ATGGAAGAGTGGGATGTACCTCAGATGAAAAAAGAAGTAGAGAGTCTGAAATACCAACTGGCTTTCAAGAGGGAGATGTCTTCAAAAACAATACCCGA ACTGCTAAAGTGGATTGAAGATGGAATCCCCAATGACCCATTTCTGAATCCTGACCTGATGAAGAACAACCCTTgggtggagaagggaaaatgtaCCATCCTGTAG